GCTCACCGGGTCGATGGCAAGGCCCGGCCCCAGCGTGTTTCCGCATCCCAGGGCGTCCGCCCCCGCGTCCAGGCAGGCCTGGGCGACGGCGAGGTAGTCGGAATTGGGGGAGAGCTTCGCGATCAGCGGCTTGTCGGTCACCGCACGAATCTGCTTCATCACCTCTCCGCACAATGCAGGGTTCTGGCCGATGCTCTCCATGATGGTGACCTCGCCCGGCTCCTTGTTGGGGCACCCGAGGTTGATCTCGATCGCATCGGCGAAGGGGGCCATGCGCTCCGCCACGCTGGCGAACTCTGCGGGCGTTCCGCCGTAGATGGAAACGATGAGCCGCGATCGCTCGAGCCGAAGCTCGGAAAGATCCTTCTCCCAGTCCCCGGGGCTTTGGGTGGGAAGCGCCAGGGAATTCAGGACGGGCTCATCCGCCGCCTCTGAATAAACGACGACGGGATTGTTGTTCCCCTCTTTTTCGGCCGGGCCGACGGACTTCGTCACGTATCCGCCGAGGGCGGCCCCTTGCCGCTCGAAGGTCTCGAAGACTTCGGGATAGCTGAGGATTCCGCTGGCGTTCAAAAGCGGCGGGTCGATGCGGGGAAGTGGCTTCAATCAAGAATCCTCTGACGCAGGGGGCGACCGGGCAGGTACAACGAGAAGTATAGAATCGCTCCCCCGATGATTCCAGGCAAGGGTGGCTCCGGGGCGCGGCCCCCCCTCCAGCGGAAGTGGTGTCCGGGGCGTCCCCGGAGGTGTTTTGGCCCATTTTTCAGCGGGTTTGGAACGTGCCCAAATGCCATATTTATAGTATATATTTACTGAAGGCGGTTGTTTGCCGAAAATATTACTGTATGTGCTGGTAAATCAATCTGTTGGATTCGATCCGCAGATGGGGGCAGGAGCTTTCGTCCCTTTCGGTCTTCCCTGGAGGGG
The DNA window shown above is from bacterium and carries:
- a CDS encoding tRNA-dihydrouridine synthase — protein: MKPLPRIDPPLLNASGILSYPEVFETFERQGAALGGYVTKSVGPAEKEGNNNPVVVYSEAADEPVLNSLALPTQSPGDWEKDLSELRLERSRLIVSIYGGTPAEFASVAERMAPFADAIEINLGCPNKEPGEVTIMESIGQNPALCGEVMKQIRAVTDKPLIAKLSPNSDYLAVAQACLDAGADALGCGNTLGPGLAIDPVSQKPILAGTTGGISGPALKPINLRMTYEAYARFACPIIAYGGIATWRDAVDYALAGACILGIGTAFLGRGTLESVALTQDIWNGVGEFLRGAPFESIVGASHRNREANPAHA